A genome region from Calliopsis andreniformis isolate RMS-2024a chromosome 2, iyCalAndr_principal, whole genome shotgun sequence includes the following:
- the Vap33 gene encoding VAMP-associated protein 33kDa has protein sequence MGKPEQVLIIEPQSELRFRGPFTGTAVTSYMTLTNPTSHKVYFKIKTTAPKRYCVRPNCGYIKPKDVTEIAVTLQPLDFDPTEKNKHKFMVQALIASEDDDEDFTDVWKDPKPDQVMESKLKCVFENPITNTTTAKTTSTTTTTKSEVTKNNGKNEAFGETLTSLPKVLGEAEEKLIKVSQEVSQLRVEESTLRQENLQLREDLLKLKNAALGNDATLAAVRGLTSQSSSQLSPNPTNIMIAIAMVIVGYLLGKMF, from the exons ATGGGGAAGCCAGAACAAGTTTTAATTATCGAACCGCAAAGCGAGCTGCGGTTCAGGG gTCCATTCACAGGAACAGCAGTCACATCATATATGACATTAACCAATCCAACAAGTCACAAAGTTTATTTTAAGATTAAGACAACTGCTCCAAAAAGGTATTGTGTACGTCCTAACTGTGGATATATCAAACCAAAGGATGTCACTGAAATAGCTG tgACCCTTCAACCACTTGATTTTGACCCAACAGaaaaaaataaacataaatTTATGGTTCAAGCTTTAATAGCTTCAGAGGATGACGATGAAGATTTCACTGATGTG TGGAAAGATCCAAAACCAGACCAGGTAATGGAATCTAAATTGAAATGTGTGTTTGAAAATCCTATAACTAATACTACAACAGCTAAAACAACTTCAACAACCACAACGACTAAATCAGAAGTAACTAAAAATAATGGCAAAAATGAAGCATTTGGAGAAACTCTTACGTCATTGCCAAAG GTTCTTGGGGAAGCGGAAGAGAAACTGATTAAAGTATCACAAGAAGTTAGTCAGCTTAGGGTAGAAGAGAGTACTCTTAGGCAGGAAAATCTTCAATTAAGG gAGGACTTATTGAAGTTAAAAAATGCAGCATTGGGAAACGACGCTACTTTAGCAGCAGTCAGAGGTTTAACTTCGCAGAGCAGTAGCCAACTGTCTCCGAATCCTACCAACATTATGATTGCCattgccatggtcatagtaggatATTTGCTGGGAAAAATGTTCTGA
- the LOC143188361 gene encoding uncharacterized protein LOC143188361 codes for MDAVLGGTLKVWPVEDVPNKGVLQNFAVKWPSEGRRRDDREGRQRGGGERVGVSGILGRRAPVVVTVLRESGRAQTDRGVSRRSAYVELGAPRWGVSCHRASSRTVTEVDRGRNVPPTPSAQTYVDIHRGSVVPSAARHGDDDESTRMVLVVARPQCVVASAGVGVVVGCARDRTSKEMVSPDRIEGSDLVANVAAAVSAAYAYNVLDVAVAVVANAAAAVTIAAVTTATATVNATVAATASPATANTAVFDDAIMTSLLAASQASSATRQRV; via the exons ATGGACGCGGTCTTGG GAGGAACGCTGAAAGTGTGGCCAGTGGAAGACGTCCCAAATAAGGGGGTTCTTCAAAATTTCGCGGTTAAGTGGCCGTCCGAGGGTCGGCGGCGAGATGATCGAGAGGGAAGGCAGAGAGGAGGGGGCGAAAGAGTAGGGGTGTCGGGGATCCTGGGTAGGCGAGCACCCGTGGTGGTTACGGTACTGCGCGAGTCGGGCCGAGCGCAGACGGATCGCGGGGTGAGCCGTCGCTCGGCATACGTCGAACTAGGTGCCCCGCGTTGGGGCGTCTCCTGCCATCGAGCATCG TCCCGGACCGTGACGGAAGTGGACCGAGGGCGAAACGTCCCGCCGACTCCCAGTGCTCAGACGTACGTTGATATTCACCGAGGATCTGTGGTGCCCAGCGCAGCCAGACACGGCGACGACGATGAGAGTACGAGGATGGTACTCGTGGTAGCGCGACCACAGTGCGTCGTGGCTAGTGCGGGCGTCGGCGTCGTCGTCGGTTGTGCACGCGATCGGACGAGCAAGGAGATGGTGTCCCCGGATCGTATAGAGGGAAGTGACTTGGTTGCTAACGTTGCTGCTGCTGTCAGTGCCGCGTACGCGTACAACGTCCTCGACGTCGCCGTAGCCGTCGTCGCCAACGCCGCCGCTGCCGTTACCATTGCTGCCGTCACCACCGCTACCGCCACCGTCAACGCTACCGTGGCTGCCACCGCCAGTCCCGCCACTGCCAATACTGCCGTTTTCGACGACGCGATCATGACCAGCCTCCTTGCTGCCAGCCAGGCTTCCAGCGCGACTCGTCAGCGGGTCTAA
- the LOC143186292 gene encoding methylosome protein WDR77, which translates to MNSLIDPNLNADVYRNMTAADRPPVPDKNLQFILVYNENSAILGGSNMTDRYWSGTVWYYNDTADFDRNKAFVATKTESGVCDGDYLERNKFVIGEDSGVLQVIGLVEVADTNSQELQSLGYACQHDSSLLTLSVFSDNVKVVTGGMDYGVKVWDTTELLATHNFTCAHLDIVTCVDVQPRSDTTFISTSLDCEALMWDIRQSKPAKSILKKDIGLTSVNWNTILDHIVAIGTEGGDVTLIDIRKIGASPLQESCIFPRPVHKLLFNPNPERSEELACCCDDTVVEVLDINKNFSSIYKNTTHTDFVRGLAWFKDELISCSWDNMVHKHTIHFCDDQ; encoded by the exons ATGAATTCATTGATAGATCCTAATTTAAACGCTGATGTTTATAGGAATATGACAGCGGCTGATAGACCGCCAGTTCCTGACaagaatttacaatttattttggTTTATAATG AAAATAGTGCCATTCTTGGGGGCAGTAATATGACAGACCGCTATTGGAGCGGCACCGTTTGGTATTATAATGACACTGCAGACTTTGACAGGAACAAAGCGTTTGTCGCCACAAAAACTGAGAGTGGAGTTTGCGACGGTGATTATTTGGAACGTAATAAATTTGTAATTGGCGAAGATAGCGGAGTTTTGCAAGTAATTGGTTTAGTTGAAGTAGCTGATACGAACTCGCAAGAACTACAGTCTTTAGGATATGCTTGTCAACATGATAGTAGTCTTTTAACTCTTTCAGTATTTTCTGATAATGTAAAAGTAGTTACTGGAGGGATGGATTATGG CGTAAAAGTTTGGGATACAACAGAGTTACTTGCAACACACAATTTTACTTGTGCTCATTTGGATATAGTTACTTGTGTAGATGTGCAACCTAGAAGTGATACAACATTTATTTCAACTTCGTTAGATTGTGAAGCATTAATGTGGGATATAAGACAGTCAAAACCAGCAAAAA gtaTTTTAAAGAAAGACATTGGCTTAACTTCAGTAAATTGGAATACTATTTTGGATCATATTGTAGCAATAGGTACAGAGGGTGGAGACGTTACTTTGATTGATATTAGGAAAATAGGAGCCTCACCATTACAGGAATCATGTATATTCCCTAGACCAGTACACAAACTTTTATTTAATCCAAATCCAGAAAG GTCAGAAGAATTAGCTTGCTGCTGTGATGATACTGTGGTGGAAGTActtgatataaataaaaatttttcatCAATATATAAAAACACTACACATACTGATTTTGTACGTGGGCTTGCATGGTTCAAAGATGAGTTAATTTCTTGTTCTTGGGACAATATGGTGCATAAACATACAATACATTTCTGTGATGATCAATAA
- the Tudor-sn gene encoding staphylococcal nuclease domain-containing protein 1, producing the protein MSAPQGQVKQRNGVVKQVTSGDTIVIRGQPIGGPPPEATITLCNITAPKLERWKGNDSTDESKDEPYAWEAREFLRKKLIGQDVTFVTEKSINTNRTYGTVWLGKDKNGENVIETLVSEGLVTVKKDTRNPTPEQTRLIELENAAKAAKKGKWSESPASEHIRDVKWTVDDPRKLVEKFGKKPVKAIIEFVFDGSTVKALLLPDFYNIVLMISGVRCPGWPNGRRENSVGDPYADEARYFVESRLLHRDVTVVLESVNNNNFIGSILHPKGNIAEILLSEGFAKCQDWSINNSRAGAERLYLAEKAAKEARLRLWKDYKPSGPQIEFTGTVVEIVNADALIIRTQNGENKKVFLSSIRPPAREKKTNDEANNAARKDFKPLYDIPWMLEAREFLREKFIRKNVKVVVDYTQPARDNFPEKLCCTVTCGKTNIAEALVARGLARVIKYRQNDDQRSSHYNLLQVAESKAEKSQHGLHAKKDVPVHRLVDLSNDPSKAKAFLTSLKRAQGVKAVVEFVTSGSRLKLFLPKEDQLITFVLAGIRTPRCQRSLPGGGIVKADEYGEKALAFTREHCFQRDVEIKIESTETKGSGFIGWLTVNDINMSVALVEEGLAEVVTFPDFGELTRTLKSAEERAKSKKLNMWKNYVEVQVENDKNENDKEVAERKVDYQKVVLSEVTEDLHFYVQSVDQRSMLETMLSQLRQELSSNPPLPGAYKPVRGELAVAKFTGDDQWYRVKIEKVSGTNVSVFYIDYGNRETINVTRVADLPSRFATDKPYAHEHTLACVALPTDNDDKKAAVEAFKEEVMYKMLLMNTEYKMNNNVTAVTLLETSYNEDIAKLLISDGILLVQNQRDRRLTKLIEEYKKAEEEAKHNRRNIWRYGDIRADDEKEFGL; encoded by the exons GTTACTTCAGGAGATACTATTGTTATCCGTGGCCAACCTATAGGTGGTCCTCCACCTGAAGCTACAATTACTCTTTGTAACATTACTGCTCCAAAATTAGAACGATGGAAAGGAAATGACAG CACGGATGAGAGTAAAGATGAACCATATGCTTGGGAAGCCAGAGAATTTTTACGCAAGAAACTTATTGGTCAAGATGTGACTTTTGTTACAGAAAAATCTATTAATACAAATAGAACTTATGGTACTGTGTGGCTAGGAAAAG ATAAAAACGGGGAAAATGTGATTGAAACACTGGTATCTGAGGGTCTGGTGACTGTGAAAAAAGATACTCGAAATCCTACTCCTGAACAAACTCGATTAATTGAACTAGAAAATGCAGCTAAGGCAGCTAAGAAAGGAAAATGGTCAGAATCGCCAGCTTCTGAACACATACGCGACGTAAAATGGACTGTAGATGATCCTCGAAAATTGGTTGAGAAATTTGGAAAGAAGCCTGTAAAGGCTATCATTGAATTCGTTTTCGATGGATCCACTGTGAAAGCACTTTTATTACCTGATTTCTACAACATAGTATTGATGATATCAGGTGTTCGATGCCCTGGATGGCCAAATGGAAGACGTGAAAACTCAGTTGGCGATCCTTATGCAGATGAAGCAAGATACTTCGTAGAATCTCGCCTGCTGCATCGAGATGTCACAGTAGTCCTTGAATctgttaacaataataattttattggcAGCATTCTCCACCCAAAAGGAAATATTGCTGAAATTTTATTGAGCGAAGGTTTCGCTAAATGTCAAGACTGGTCAATTAATAATAGCAGAGCTGGGGCAGAAAGGCTTTATCTTGCAGAGAAAGCTGCAAAAGAAGCTCGTTTACGCTTGTGGAAAGATTATAAACCGTCAGGCCCGCAAATAGAGTTTACTGGTACCGTTGTTGAAATTGTTAACGCAGACGCACTCATAATTAGGACACAGAATGGAGAAAACAAGAAGGTCTTTTTAAGCAGTATTCGACCACCAGCAAGAGAGAAGAAAACTAATGACGAAGCTAACAATGCTGCTAGAAAGGATTTCAAGCCTCTTTACGATATCCCATGGATGTTAGAAGCTCGTGAATTTTTACGTGAAAAATTCATCAGAAAGAACGTAAAAGTTGTCGTTGattacactcaacctgcaagagATAACTTCCCAGAAAAACTGTGTTGCACTGTTACATGTGGTAAAAC GAATATCGCAGAAGCATTGGTTGCTCGAGGTTTAGCAAGGGTGATCAAATACAGACAAAACGACGATCAACGTTCGTCTCACTATAATTTGTTGCAAGTTGCAGAAAGTAAAGCAGAAAAATCTCAGCACGGTTTACATGCAAAGAAAGATGTTCCTGTGCACAGACTGGTAGATTTGTCCAATGATCCTTCTAAAGCAAAAGCGTTCCTAACATCTCTGAAGCGAGCACAGGGCGTCAAAGCTGTCGTAGAATTTGTCACAAGCGGTTCGCGTCTGAAACTCTTTTTGCCAAAAGAGGACCAACTTATTACATTTGTTTTGGCTGGTATAAGAACACCTCGATGCCAGAGATCACTACCGGGTGGCGGAATCGTTAAAGCGGACGAATACGGTGAAAAAGCATTAGCTTTTACAAGAGAGCACTGCTTCCAAAGGGACGTAGAAATCAAGATCGAAAGTACGGAAACGAAAGGAAGCGGATTCATTGGATGGCTGACGGTGAATGACATTAATATGTCTGTTGCTCTTGTTGAAGAAGGACTTGCAGAAGTGGTGACGTTCCCCGATTTCGGGGAATTAACAAGGACACTTAAATCAGCGGAAGAACGTGCCAAATCTAAAAAACTGAAC ATGTGGAAGAATTATGTTGAGGTCCAAGTAGAGAATGATAAAAACGAAAATGATAAAGAAGTTGCTGAAAGAAAAGTCGACTACCAGAAGGTGGTGCTTTCTGAAGTTACCGAAGACCTTCACTTTTACGTTCAAAGCGTTGATCAACGTAGCATGCTAGAAACCATGCTTTCACAATTACGTCAAGAACTATCATCTAATCCTCCACTTCCGGGCGCTTACAAACCCGTCAGAGGTGAATTAGCAGTCGCCAAGTTTACTGGCGATGATCAATGGTATCGTGTTAAAATAGAAAAAGTTTCTGGGACGAATGTCAGCGTATTCTACATCGATTATGGTAACAGAGAAACCATTAATGTGACAAGAGTTGCTGATTTACCATCACGGTTCGCTACCGATAAACCTTACGCCCACGAACATACACTTGCTTGTGTTGCGCTTCCAACTGAT AATGATGACAAGAAAGCCGCGGTTGAAGCGTTTAAGGAAGAAGTAATGTATAAAATGTTACTAATGAATACggaatataaaatgaacaataatGTTACTGCTGTAACATTACTTGAAACTTCATATAATGAAGATATTGCGAAATTACTTATTTCCGATGGAATCCTACTTGTTCAAAATCAACGTGATAGGAGACTTACTAAATTG ATCGAGGAATACAAAAAAGCAGAAGAAGAAGCAAAACATAATCGCCGTAATATTTGGAGATACGGCGACATACGTGCGGATGATGAAAAAGAATTTGGACTGTAA